The following are from one region of the Verrucomicrobiota bacterium genome:
- a CDS encoding transglutaminase family protein: protein MILDVYHRTRYTYLQPVTFGIHRCFIRPIEGHDLKIKSSRLDISPAYQIRWVQDVFNNCVALLTFEKPLDELVIESEVVVEQFNTNPFNFVLDRHAVNLPMQYTDEEKLDISPFLLPFSLTDAADVRAWISPFLDMNGQASTMNFLTALNSSVPMYFSYARRETPGVQSPSETLRIRSGSCRDFALLIMEAARTMGLAARFVSGYLCGNDDVSQQAAAGATHAWAEVYLPGAGWKGFDPTCGRLADDYHIRVAVSREAYQTLPVSGSYVGDPGLFSGLEIDVKVQKIS from the coding sequence ATGATCTTAGACGTCTATCACAGAACACGATATACCTACCTGCAACCGGTGACATTTGGTATCCACCGTTGTTTCATCCGCCCGATCGAAGGCCATGACCTCAAAATCAAATCCTCGCGCCTGGACATTTCACCCGCCTACCAGATCCGTTGGGTCCAGGATGTGTTTAATAATTGTGTGGCACTGCTGACATTTGAAAAACCTTTGGATGAATTAGTTATCGAAAGCGAGGTCGTCGTCGAGCAGTTTAATACGAACCCGTTTAATTTCGTCCTCGATAGGCATGCGGTAAACCTGCCCATGCAATATACCGATGAGGAGAAACTCGATATCAGCCCTTTTCTCCTGCCATTCTCCCTCACCGACGCGGCCGATGTCCGTGCCTGGATATCCCCTTTCCTCGACATGAATGGCCAAGCCTCGACGATGAATTTCCTGACGGCGCTCAATAGCTCGGTGCCCATGTATTTTTCTTATGCCCGACGTGAAACCCCTGGGGTGCAATCTCCCTCCGAGACCCTGCGCATCCGCAGCGGGTCCTGCCGGGATTTTGCGCTCTTGATCATGGAGGCGGCCCGGACGATGGGTTTGGCGGCGCGTTTCGTCAGTGGTTACCTGTGCGGGAATGATGATGTCAGCCAGCAAGCCGCGGCGGGGGCGACCCATGCCTGGGCGGAGGTGTACCTGCCGGGGGCCGGCTGGAAAGGTTTTGACCCGACATGCGGGAGGCTCGCCGATGATTACCATATCCGTGTGGCTGTATCGCGGGAGGCCTATCAAACGCTTCCCGTCAGTGGATCTTATGTAGGCGACCCGGGCCTTTTTTCGGGCTTGGAAATCGATGTAAAAGTGCAAAAAATATCATGA